The Opitutaceae bacterium nucleotide sequence ATGGTGTAGGGTCTGCGCTTGAACATTCCCTTGAAGCCGGTGAGTGCATCCGACTCCCTGAAGAGAATCCCGGCGGCCAGGAACATGCACAGGGTCATGAAGGCGTCGCTGACGATATGGTAGATCGCGCCGACCATCCCATAGTGATTGGCCAGCCAGGCTCCACCCACCATATAACCGACTTCGGCAATGATCAGGTAGGAGAGCATCCGCCTGAGACCGGTCTGTGCCAGGGCAAGAAACGATGCCACTACAATGTCGACCACGGCCAGCCAGACGACAAGATGGGACCACGGCAAGGCACCGAAGACGAGGTCGGGACCAAACACGTTGAGCATCATGCGGATCATGACGTAGATCGCCACCTTGGTGACAAGGGGGGCGAGCAGGCAGGCGCTGGTCGATGGAGCGTTTGAATACACGTTGGGCAGCCACCCGTGCAGCGGGAAGAACGCCATCTTGATCCAGACCCCGATCAGGATCAGGATGAAGGCGACCTGGATGATCTTCGAAGCAGCCAGATCCTGGCCGACGATGATCTGATGGATGTCGGCCATGTTGAGGCTGCCGGTTCTGATATAGAGATAACCGACACCCAGCAGGTAGAAGGACGCACCGACCGTCCCCATGATGATGTAATTGAAGGCCGACATGGCGGCCCGGCGTTTCCTCCCGATCGCAACCAGCGCGTATCCGGTCAGAGAAGCCACCTCGAGGAGCACATAGAGATTGAAGGCATCACCGGCCAGGCTCATGCCGATCAGGCCCGCGGTGGAGAGAAGAAAGAGAGCGTAGTAAAGCGGGACCTTGCCCTCGAACTCCTCCTCGATCAGCCCCGTCGAATAAAGGGCAGTGATCAGGGCGACGGCGGGCGCCACCATCGCGACCAGACCATTGATCGAGTCGATCCGGATCTGGATGCCGATGCCCAGCGGGCTCGACCAACCACCCAGGAAATACTGGACTTCCCCATACTGCAGCACCTCCCGGAAGGTGGTGACCGCGCAGGCCAGGGAGCCCACCAGGGCAATCAGCACGACCGGAAGGCAGATCTGCCTTTTCCACGGTCCGGCCAGGCTGACAAGGACCGCTCCGAAAAGCGGGAAAAGCAGGATGAGAATCGGCGCTTGGTCAGCCATCGCTGTTGCGGATCTGTTCCAGGATTTCATCCTCTTCGATGGAACGAAACTGGAGGAAGATGACTTGGACTACGGCAAGGCCGACCCCGAGAGTGGCCACGCCGACGACGATGGCGGTGAGCATCAACACGTGAGGCAACGGGTTGGTGATGGCATCGGCCACCGGATCCGCGGCGGGTGCGTTCGCGCCACCCACTGCAGCCGCTGCCGATTCGTCGTGTTCGTGCTCCGGAATTGGATCGGGTGCGTTCACGTCGGCTTCGTGGCTCCCGGCCCCCTCGCCCGGCGTGACGGCCTGATGGGTGGCGTCGTGCCTGGCGTGATGTTGGATGATGGGAAGATCCGCACCCTCCTTCACCCCCAGCGAGACATAAAAGAGGATGATCGCCGTCTGGAAGATGGACATCCCGATCAGCTTCTTGATCAGGTTCTTCTTGGTGATCATGGCGAAGAGCCCGATCATCATCAGCACGACGTAAATCCAGTAGTTGAGCCGGGCCAGAACAAGGTCGAAGAGATCGGTCATCACCTAAAGCCCCCCCTCTTCCCGTCCCTGGGACGACAAGAATGCATAGAGGCCGAACATGATGGCGGAAACCGTGAAGGCCACGCCGATTTCGACCCCGAGCATGGCGTGGGATCGCGCCATGATCGAATCGGTTGCCGGAAGAATGCGGTGAAGGATTCCGTAATCGAGAAAGTTCTCGCCCAGAAAAAGACTCAGTGCACCGACGCCCGCATAGATGAACACCCCTGTGCAGGCCAGGATCACGATCTTTCGAACGGAGGTTCGTTTGAGCGCGACCGGCAGGCTTCGCGCGATGGACCAGAGAATCAGGCTGGAGCCCAGGATCACCCCGCCCTGGAATCCGCCACCAGGGCTGTGATGTCCGTGGGCGATCACGTAAAGGGCGAACAGCTGCATGATCGGAATGACCAGCTTGCAGGTCTGGACGACGATCAGGTTGCCCTTCGGATCGTCCTCATTCGGTGAGCGACGGACCCCTTTTTGCCCGGGCCTTCCGAGGATGGCAAATACGGCCAGGCCGGCGCTGAAGATGACGACGGTTTCGAAGAGGGTGTCAAATCCGCGGAAGTCGGCCAGGACCGAGGTCACCAGGTTGGGCACCGCGGTGAGTTCCATCGAATGATGGATATAGAAACGGGATATCGCACTCGCGTTGGCCGGCGAATGAGGGTCCGCCCAGGCCGGAAAATCCTCGACCACAGAAAGCAGCAACCCTCCGGTGAAGAGGACGGCAATAAAGGCGAGTGCTTTCAATCCGAAGAATCCCTCCGCGTGTTGAATACGGTGGCCACCAGGAAAACCGTGCTGACCCCGGCCCCGACCGTTGCCTCGGTGAAGGCGACATCGACGGCTTCCATCTCGGCCCAGAGGAGGCAGATGAGAAAGCTGTAGATTCCGAAAACGACCGCCGCCGCCAGGAGATCCTTGACCCGGAGGGTGATGATGGCCGTCACCACCAGCAGTATCAGGATGGCAAAATCAAAGGGGGTGATCACGCGTCCTCCTTGGTTTTCAAATCGGGACCCTGGTAGGGCACGATGCCTTCTTCGTAACCGGCCCGCATCAGGGCATGGGTGCTGGCGGGACTGGTGAGCATGATGAAGAGCGAGATTCCCAGGATTTTGGCGGCGACGAGGGATGTCCCCAGGGTCACTTCCGCCTGGAGGGCGAAGAGCGCGAAGCCGATCAGCATCAAGGCGGTCGAAAGGGTATCGCCTTTGCCGGCGGCGTGCATCCGGGTGTAGAAATCGGGAAATCGAATCAGGCCGATCACGCACCCGGAAAAAAAGAGGAGGCCGACCAACATGAACGGCACCGCGATCATCTGCAGTATCATGAGAGTTCCTTTTCCACGCCCTCGGGCAGTTGAGACCGGTTCCTCATCCGGTGGAAATAGCGAGCCACCGCCAGTGAACCGATGAAATTGAGCAGGGCATAGGCAATGGCGAAATCGACGAACATCTCAATCCGCCCGAAAATGGCACCAATGACGACAAGCAGGACCGCGGTCTTGGTTCCGATCACATTGGCGGCCACGATCCGGTCGATCGAAGTCGGCCCGGTCACCACCCGGTAGAGCACCGGAAGCATCAGCAGGAAAAGGAACATCCCGACCAACCTGAGGGTCAGGTCCATCATAGCTTCAGGTCGGGCTCCCAGACCGCGGCAATGCGCTTCTCCATCTCGCCCTCCAGGCCCAGGGCGGTGTATTCGCTGATGGCGTGCACAAAGAACTCGTCGCCATCAATCCGGATCGTGACCGTGCCGGGGGTGAGGGTGATCGAACTGGCGAAAACGAACTTCGCGAAGTCCGTCTTCAGGTGGGTCTTGAAGCGGACCACCTGCGGCCTGAGGTCGCCGATTCCGGCCGGGCGCAGGGCGATCCGAAGCACGTAGAGATTGGCCAGGAAGATCTGGTAGAGCAGCCAGAGGCTGTAACCCGGGAGGCGCGCGAATTGCCGGATCCGGTTGCCCGAGGTCACGCTGCGATCCTCAAAGAGGAAATCGGAAGAAAGCCAGGTGACGAGACCGCAGGAGATGATGCCGAGGGTCAGATGAAATGCGTCAAACAGACCCGAGAGAACGAGCCACAGCAAAAAGAGCAGGCAGAACGTAAGGATCCGATACATCAGAAAAGGGCGGACTCATCCCGCGACTCGCCTTGACCAGGCGGCCCGGTGCGAATTCGGGCGGACACTAACGGAAGTCCGTCAAGCGCATCAAGGAAAACTACCATGAGGCCGGAGCAAATCGCCCGCCGTGCGGGCATGAATGAATCATCGGCTCCGGCCGTGCGGGACGCCCTGCCTCAAAACCCGGAGATCCCGGCGTTATCCAGGACCCCGGGCCGTTCATCCGGACCAGGGTCATTCCCTCTCCAGTCAGGGCGCCGGTTTCGGTTCGGTCTTTTTCTTGAGGAAGCCACCGAGGACGTTTTTGGCCGTGTCCTCAAGGCTTTCACCTTCCTTGCCGGTCTCGATGCCGAGCTTGCGGGATGCTTCGTCCTGAAGCCGACGGACCGCCTCCTGCTGGCCGGCGTCGACGAGGGCTTTCTGGAAGGCGGACGAATCGACCTTGACCGACGGATTGTCGATCGGACCACGCACGGCGACCGGAACA carries:
- a CDS encoding proton-conducting transporter membrane subunit, translated to MADQAPILILLFPLFGAVLVSLAGPWKRQICLPVVLIALVGSLACAVTTFREVLQYGEVQYFLGGWSSPLGIGIQIRIDSINGLVAMVAPAVALITALYSTGLIEEEFEGKVPLYYALFLLSTAGLIGMSLAGDAFNLYVLLEVASLTGYALVAIGRKRRAAMSAFNYIIMGTVGASFYLLGVGYLYIRTGSLNMADIHQIIVGQDLAASKIIQVAFILILIGVWIKMAFFPLHGWLPNVYSNAPSTSACLLAPLVTKVAIYVMIRMMLNVFGPDLVFGALPWSHLVVWLAVVDIVVASFLALAQTGLRRMLSYLIIAEVGYMVGGAWLANHYGMVGAIYHIVSDAFMTLCMFLAAGILFRESDALTGFKGMFKRRPYTMAAFILGALSMIGIPPTCGFFSKFYLIRGGIESGHWEFVIALLLSSLINIILFFRIIENAFFRTGPENAHTGHHEEGDEEGEPAAATPFIQSAALWTTAGALLLIGIFNQPIVGWIETTLRPFAIIGGQS
- a CDS encoding cation:proton antiporter subunit C — translated: MTDLFDLVLARLNYWIYVVLMMIGLFAMITKKNLIKKLIGMSIFQTAIILFYVSLGVKEGADLPIIQHHARHDATHQAVTPGEGAGSHEADVNAPDPIPEHEHDESAAAAVGGANAPAADPVADAITNPLPHVLMLTAIVVGVATLGVGLAVVQVIFLQFRSIEEDEILEQIRNSDG
- the mnhG gene encoding monovalent cation/H(+) antiporter subunit G, whose translation is MILQMIAVPFMLVGLLFFSGCVIGLIRFPDFYTRMHAAGKGDTLSTALMLIGFALFALQAEVTLGTSLVAAKILGISLFIMLTSPASTHALMRAGYEEGIVPYQGPDLKTKEDA
- a CDS encoding Na+/H+ antiporter subunit E, coding for MYRILTFCLLFLLWLVLSGLFDAFHLTLGIISCGLVTWLSSDFLFEDRSVTSGNRIRQFARLPGYSLWLLYQIFLANLYVLRIALRPAGIGDLRPQVVRFKTHLKTDFAKFVFASSITLTPGTVTIRIDGDEFFVHAISEYTALGLEGEMEKRIAAVWEPDLKL
- a CDS encoding monovalent cation/H+ antiporter complex subunit F; this encodes MMDLTLRLVGMFLFLLMLPVLYRVVTGPTSIDRIVAANVIGTKTAVLLVVIGAIFGRIEMFVDFAIAYALLNFIGSLAVARYFHRMRNRSQLPEGVEKELS
- a CDS encoding hydrogenase subunit MbhD domain-containing protein encodes the protein MITPFDFAILILLVVTAIITLRVKDLLAAAVVFGIYSFLICLLWAEMEAVDVAFTEATVGAGVSTVFLVATVFNTRRDSSD
- the mbhE gene encoding hydrogen gas-evolving membrane-bound hydrogenase subunit E, coding for MKALAFIAVLFTGGLLLSVVEDFPAWADPHSPANASAISRFYIHHSMELTAVPNLVTSVLADFRGFDTLFETVVIFSAGLAVFAILGRPGQKGVRRSPNEDDPKGNLIVVQTCKLVIPIMQLFALYVIAHGHHSPGGGFQGGVILGSSLILWSIARSLPVALKRTSVRKIVILACTGVFIYAGVGALSLFLGENFLDYGILHRILPATDSIMARSHAMLGVEIGVAFTVSAIMFGLYAFLSSQGREEGGL